A single Hypanus sabinus isolate sHypSab1 chromosome 24, sHypSab1.hap1, whole genome shotgun sequence DNA region contains:
- the LOC132380737 gene encoding probable G-protein coupled receptor 139: MHATPRGLVYAIYYTALAVIAVPVNIVAIVILSRGKCGLSRCISRYVVSMAATDLLVIITAVILNRIPAIYFPGSFLSITPACSLSIALINAATDSSFWLTGTFTFDRYVAICWQKLKAKYCTQRSSGIVISVVCTLGCVINIPWYFLLEPMYVIDNVPWYCKQKDDRYSVILWTIFDWTDRVLTPCLPFLLILSFNTLTVRHILAASRARKRLCSCPMGEKQCDPEIESRKRSILLLFAISACFILWTPYVIHFLIQRFHVGYTINGYSEPRFILMEIANMLQMLSCCTNTFIYAVTQNKFRKELKVLMKCTRNI; encoded by the coding sequence TTAACATAGTGGCCATTGTGATTCTGTCCCGAGGGAAATGCGGGCTGTCCCGATGTATCAGCCGCTACGTCGTATCCATGGCTGCGACGGATCTTTTGGTAATCATCACCGCCGTGATTTTAAACCGGATTCCCGCTATTTATTTTCCCGgaagtttcctatccatcacaccCGCGTGCAGTTTGAGCATTGCGTTAATTAACGCCGCCACGGACAGTTCGTTTTGGTTAACAGGGACGTTCACCTTTGACCGATATGTCGCCATCTGCTGGCAAAAACTCAAAGCAAAGTACTGCACCCAGAGAAGCTCTGGAATTGTTATCTCTGTCGTCTGCACTTTGGGCTGTGTGATCAACATACCCTGGTACTTTTTGCTCGAACCCATGTACGTCATTGACAACGTGCCCTGGTATTGCAAACAGAAGGACGATCGATATTCTGTTATCCTCTGGACAATATTTGATTGGACGGATCGCGTTCTGACTCCTTGCCTCCCGTTCCTGCTTATTCTCTCCTTTAACACTCTGACTGTTCGGCACATTTTAGCAGCCAGTCGGGCCCGTAAGAGACTCTGTAGCTGCCCCATGGGAGAGAAACAGTGTGACCCGGAGATTGAAAGCCGCAAAAGGTCCATTCTCCTGCTCTTTGCAATCTCGGCATGTTTCATCCTTTGGACTCCGTATGTTATCCACTTCCTTATTCAGCGATTTCACGTTGGCTATACAATTAATGGCTACAGCGAACCCAGATTCATCCTGATGGAAATTGCCAATATGCTTCAGATgttgagctgctgcacaaacacgtttatctaTGCAGTGACTCAAAACAAATTCCGGAAAGAGTTGAAAGTGCTGATGAAATGTACGCGGAACATTTGA